From Nitrosopumilus zosterae, the proteins below share one genomic window:
- a CDS encoding DUF5615 family PIN-like protein, whose product MKILVDENLDGMDERLINLGYDAQSVRKLQREGKKLGSDYSIINYARENDMIIVTKDTEFRKASDENNFPLILLDDEEILKVIVEKLKNFS is encoded by the coding sequence ATGAAAATTCTTGTAGATGAAAACCTAGATGGAATGGATGAACGATTGATAAATTTGGGGTATGATGCTCAAAGTGTAAGAAAATTACAGAGGGAAGGAAAGAAGCTAGGTTCGGACTATTCTATTATTAATTACGCTCGTGAAAACGACATGATCATTGTAACAAAAGATACGGAATTTCGTAAAGCAAGCGATGAAAATAATTTTCCACTTATTCTTCTTGATGATGAAGAAATTCTTAAAGTGATAGTGGAAAAATTAAAAAATTTCAGTTAA
- a CDS encoding CBS domain-containing protein, whose translation MSENPERAISYVLSRYVRKYMDSDVLILNKNTPTREATRMLHHYETDDIVVTDENNIPVGIVTDEDILRKVSDVTVYAESTTLKDIMTTPLITINEKATLQEALHKMRDNGIRKLPVLSNKNEILGMIFQTTIANVIRDATATPARLLSPPVKAILGNLGFVLQFAGVLLLVPAILATVLEDTVIATGIYLTTVLLLVTGFFLNSYGEKASLNLQQASILVFSSLFLLTLFGTVPYLYVLPSDETSIEAFSNAFFSSAAGFTTGGISLFHEPEKLNESFTFFRSYTQLVGGMSFIYLVITAFYPESKLQSMRGFISGRTLHMKELFLTITVIFSIYIVIVATLLYLFGEGNIIDNFSLAMSTLATGGFLPTSTILGNLLWQEQIILMGAMILGALPFTFHYAFVRKKFLSPKLGKEVLTYFAILGSAIILFISISGLDPMESAFITVSASTTAGLQQESLAELWSGAQTILIILMFIGGCGFSTAGGFKIFRLLQLRHFLDFINKVKRSKLTAETKKEMISTLIIIALFPIIAVIAGAHLAEIEQVSYEDAFFEAVGVITTGGLSAGVIDLNTDPATKIVLGFLMIFGRLEIIAIIYIFVPKLI comes from the coding sequence GGAAAATCCTGAACGTGCAATATCATATGTTCTAAGTAGGTACGTCAGAAAATACATGGATAGTGATGTGCTCATATTGAATAAGAACACTCCCACTAGAGAAGCAACTAGAATGTTGCACCATTATGAAACAGATGACATAGTTGTTACGGATGAAAACAATATTCCGGTAGGAATTGTAACAGATGAAGACATCCTAAGAAAAGTGAGCGATGTTACAGTGTACGCAGAATCTACTACATTAAAAGACATCATGACAACACCCCTAATCACAATTAATGAAAAAGCAACATTACAAGAAGCATTACATAAAATGAGAGATAACGGAATTAGAAAATTACCAGTTTTATCAAATAAAAATGAGATACTCGGCATGATCTTTCAGACAACTATTGCCAATGTGATTCGAGATGCTACAGCCACACCAGCTCGTCTGCTGAGTCCGCCTGTAAAAGCAATATTGGGAAATCTCGGGTTTGTGTTACAGTTTGCAGGAGTGTTGTTACTTGTACCTGCCATTCTTGCCACGGTTTTGGAAGATACGGTGATTGCTACAGGGATTTACCTAACCACAGTTCTTTTACTTGTAACGGGATTCTTTTTGAATTCATATGGGGAAAAAGCAAGTCTTAATCTTCAACAGGCATCAATATTGGTGTTTTCCAGTCTGTTTTTACTGACTTTGTTTGGCACAGTTCCATATCTGTATGTACTGCCCAGTGACGAGACCAGCATAGAAGCATTTTCAAATGCGTTCTTTTCAAGTGCTGCAGGATTTACAACCGGAGGAATATCTTTATTTCACGAACCAGAGAAATTGAATGAAAGTTTTACGTTTTTCCGAAGTTATACTCAACTTGTAGGAGGGATGAGTTTCATTTACCTAGTGATCACGGCATTTTATCCAGAGTCAAAACTGCAATCAATGCGTGGTTTTATTTCAGGTAGAACGCTACACATGAAAGAACTATTCCTTACAATCACAGTTATTTTTTCGATTTATATCGTAATTGTTGCAACATTGCTGTATCTCTTTGGCGAGGGAAACATTATAGATAATTTCTCATTGGCAATGAGCACACTTGCAACAGGAGGATTCTTACCCACATCCACAATTCTCGGTAATTTATTGTGGCAAGAGCAGATTATTCTCATGGGCGCAATGATACTAGGCGCATTACCATTTACATTCCACTATGCATTTGTCAGAAAAAAATTCTTGTCCCCAAAACTCGGAAAAGAGGTTCTAACATATTTTGCAATTTTGGGAAGTGCAATAATCTTATTCATTTCAATTAGTGGTTTAGACCCCATGGAAAGTGCATTCATTACTGTCTCAGCAAGCACCACAGCTGGACTTCAACAAGAAAGTCTTGCAGAACTTTGGAGTGGAGCTCAGACGATTTTGATAATTTTGATGTTCATCGGAGGATGTGGATTTTCAACAGCTGGTGGTTTTAAAATTTTCAGATTATTACAATTGAGGCATTTCCTAGATTTTATCAACAAAGTAAAAAGATCAAAATTAACAGCAGAGACAAAAAAAGAAATGATATCTACTTTGATCATCATAGCATTATTTCCAATAATTGCAGTCATTGCTGGAGCACATCTTGCAGAAATAGAACAAGTCTCATACGAAGATGCATTTTTTGAAGCAGTAGGGGTAATTACAACTGGAGGATTGTCAGCAGGAGTGATTGATCTCAACACAGATCCGGCTACAAAAATCGTGTTAGGCTTTTTAATGATATTTGGTAGATTGGAAATAATTGCGATAATTTACATATTCGTTCCAAAACTTATCTAA